A window from Cydia strobilella chromosome 9, ilCydStro3.1, whole genome shotgun sequence encodes these proteins:
- the LOC134744288 gene encoding globin CTT-VIIB-8-like isoform X6, giving the protein MGSWLSYLLWGGDPDAVNSLSGLTRREVHAVQRSWAPVFTHPVANGTELLKRLFRAYPETREFFKMVRKLPEHEYESNMQFKAHVINLMNSIDLAVGHMNQPDMVAAMMEKIGESHKKRKISERHFLELKDVLIKMFIEVLKFDDSKLGAWSKTVDFWYKHIFTSLN; this is encoded by the exons ATGGGCAGTTGGTTGAGTTACCTGTTGTGGGGCGGGGACCCAGACGCGGTAAACTCGCTCTCAGGGCTCACACGGCGTGAGGTGCACGCCGTGCAACGCTCTTGGGCGCCCGTCTTTACACACCCAGTTGCTAATGGAACAGAACTCCTCAAAAG GCTATTCCGCGCCTATCCCGAAACGCGTGAGTTTTTCAAAATGGTCCGAAAGCTGCCGGAACACGAATACGAGTCCAACATGCAATTTAAAGCGCATGTTATCAACTTGATGAACTCCATCGATCTGGCGGTGGGACACATGAACCAGCCAGATATGGTCGCAGCTATGATGGAAAAAATAGGAGAGTCTCACAAAAAGAGGAAGATTAGTGAGCGACACTTTTTA gAACTGAAAGACGtgctaataaaaatgtttattgaagTACTTAAATTTGATGACTCTAAATTAGGCGCCTGGTCGAAAACCGTCGATTTCTGGTACAAACACATATTCACAAGCCTAAATTGA
- the LOC134744288 gene encoding globin C, coelomic-like isoform X5 yields MGHLLSRWWWGGDPDATSPVSGLTLRQVYQVQRTWRPVNADAGKYGIELFLRLFRADPETKTFFKAIRDLDEDRIKNSYRFKAHAINFMSAISLAVTNLRQPEVVVAMMETLGESHSKRKISTKYFHETKDVLVGMLKNDLKLTNDQMMAWETFISFIYNHIFDKLYLT; encoded by the exons ATGGGGCACCTGTTAAGCCGCTGGTGGTGGGGCGGCGATCCTGACGCCACAAGCCCGGTGTCGGGCCTGACTCTGCGCCAGGTATACCAGGTTCAAAGAACCTGGCGGCCCGTGAACGCAGACGCGGGTAAATACGGAATAGAGCTGTTCTTGAG GTTATTTCGTGCTGACCCAGAAACGAAGACATTTTTCAAAGCTATCCGCGATCTCGACGAGGACAGGATAAAAAACAGTTACCGGTTTAAAGCACACGCCATCAACTTCATGTCTGCTATTAGCCTGGCCGTGACCAACCTGAGGCAACCAGAAGTGGTTGTGGCTATGATGGAAACACTTGGAGAGTCACATAGCAAGAGAAAAATTTCTACAAAGTATTTTCAT gAAACAAAAGATGTCTTGGTAGGAATGCTGAAGAATGATTTAAAATTGACTAACGATCAAATGATGGCGTGGGAAACATTCATAAGTTTTATATACAATCATATTTTTGATaagttatatttaacataa